The Deinococcus puniceus genome segment CCCGTGTACCCTATGCCCGACGAACACGTGACCACCGTGTACGAACCGTTGGGCGTGGTGGTCTGTATCAGCCCGTGGAACTTTCCGAGTGCTATTCCGCTGGGCATGGCCTTGGGCGCACTGGCGGCGGGCAATACCGTAATTTGGAAACCAGCCAGTGAAACGCCGCTGTCGAGCCTGCTGATGCTGGAATTGCTGTTTGAGGCGGGCTTGCCCAGAAACACGGTGCAGTTTCTGACCGGAACCGATGACGTATTGGGTGACCCCCTCGTCGACAACCCACAGGTGCGAATGATCGCCTTCACGGGCAGCAAGGAAATCGGCTGCCGGATCGTGGAACGCGCCGCCAAAGTGCAACCGGGCCAGAAGTGGATCAAGCGTGTGATGGCCGAAATGGGCGGCAAAGACCCGACGGTGGTGTGTGCCGACGGAGACGTGGAAGCCGCAGCGGTGGGGATCGTGCAGGCGGCGTTCGGGTACGCGGGCCAGAAGTGCAGCGCCTGTAGCCGGGTCATTGCTGAAGACGGCGTGTACGACGCCTTGCTTGATCGTGTAACCGAACTGGCGCGGGGTCTGAAGGTGGGCCTGCCGGAAGACAACGGGGCCATAGGGCCAGTGATTCATGCCGGAAGCGCCGAGCGGATTGGGCGGGCGGTAGAAGCCGGACAGAAGACGGCGCGGCTGGTGCTGGGCGGCGAGACCCCCGATATGGGCGACAGACAAGGCGGCTACGTCTCCCCTACCATCTTTGCCGATGTCGACCCCCGCGATCCCCTGTTTCAAGAGGAAATCTTTGGCCCGGTGCTGGCGTTTACTCGCGCCCGCGACTGGCAACACGCCATAGACCTCGCCAACGATTCGGACTATGGCCTGACCGCCGCCTTCTACAGCCGCGACCCCCACAAAATCAGC includes the following:
- a CDS encoding L-glutamate gamma-semialdehyde dehydrogenase, whose translation is MTAHLMAGFLPFEHEPYHDFAQPAVAQAQREAFAKVREQYRGRTFGLYIGGERVEGQGSYEVRNPADTREVVWCFPKASAQQRDEAVAAAQHAFETWRFSDPLQRASIFKRAAELLRARRMEFNAVMTLENGKNWAEADGEVAESVDHFEVFARETLRWAEGKPVYPMPDEHVTTVYEPLGVVVCISPWNFPSAIPLGMALGALAAGNTVIWKPASETPLSSLLMLELLFEAGLPRNTVQFLTGTDDVLGDPLVDNPQVRMIAFTGSKEIGCRIVERAAKVQPGQKWIKRVMAEMGGKDPTVVCADGDVEAAAVGIVQAAFGYAGQKCSACSRVIAEDGVYDALLDRVTELARGLKVGLPEDNGAIGPVIHAGSAERIGRAVEAGQKTARLVLGGETPDMGDRQGGYVSPTIFADVDPRDPLFQEEIFGPVLAFTRARDWQHAIDLANDSDYGLTAAFYSRDPHKISEARRRMHVGNLYINRKCTGALSGTHAFGGYGMSGTNAKVGGPDYLFWFLQTKTVAQRY